The sequence TGTTAACTGATTTGGTGGACCAATTAAAGCGGGATTTTGGTTCTGTGTTGCCAGGTATTGCGCCATGTTTTTTGCCAAGAAGAAGAAATCATTTAATTAATCTTAATTGTTCATTACtcataataataagaaattaaggTCCTGCTGTACTTCATATTCGacgtttttattattattattattattatttaaattttagatatgGCAACATGGCTACCACATGTCGTCACTCGATATGATATGACATCAGGACTTTGGTGGGGTTGCTATTATTAGAAAAGAGTATTCCACTATTTAACTATTAAacttcattttaattattttaatttctccCTCCCCCGCTACTCTTTCCTCAAAGGAATCACATCCCGACCACATTGTTGCCTCCAAACTCATCAGTCACCAATTACCCATATAGTcgttcataaataaaaataaaaaaccatataGTCTTGCCATAAAAAACTCAACATAAGctatcaaataagaaaaaacagCTTATTGgcgtttttttggtttttgtttttatttttttattttataatttttttataatacattgAGCTTTAAGCCCTTACTTGAAACTTTTATATAGTTTGTGCAAACATTAGAAAGGCAAGCAGGGTGTTTGTAGAGGTTACATAGAGAGTCTAGAGCTAAAAGTATACTTCTCTGCTCCCCTTTTATTGTTGAAACCGAAGCTATCCTATGGGCTTTGAACATTGTGTATGGGGAAAATTGGAGGAATATTGCGGTGGAAAGTGATTCAAAAAGCAGCATTGATGCCATCTTGGACCCTTCAAGCTTCCCCGTGTGGGCAATCTCTACCAGTGTCTTCAATATTTGTCAGTTGGCTAAGTCTTTTTCCTCTTGTTGTTTTAGTTGGATTAATAGAAGTGGAAACGCTGCTGCTCATGTGACAACAAAGTACACAATTAACTGTTTAGGATCTCTTTGTTTTGTTCCAGGCAATCTTCCAGCCTCTTTGGCTGTTGCTTGTGAGGAAGATGCCTtagtttgtttgtctttttgatTTAATACATTgaagtttaccaaaaaaatagagagtctAGAGCTACAAAGATTTTGTGAGAATATTTGTTTTGAGATAATTCAACATTGACAATGAAGATGtagggatttgaaccctaaatgTTTTCATTATAAAAACCATAAGGTATCGATtgaattacaagttttttttaggtaaaaggCAGAAAGCTACAAGATTCTTGAttagtataaattattttatatgttcaTTTATAGTGATTTTTCCCATTGAAGAaggtttttctttgatttttcacTTTGTTATCAAATCTTTGATTTGATTGTTACTACTTTATCTTTTTTACTTTGGATTTCTTATTTGATATCTGTGGTTAATATAAATTGTGTTTGATATTTACTTGTGCATGGAATTGTGTAATAATTTCATTGATTACATTAGCATAAATTGCTCGGGGGTCTAAATTTAATTAGGCATTAATGAGGCGTGTCTTTGCCTACCAtcgtttttaattttcatgattttaaaCGGAAGTAAAGACAAGCAAGAAACTATtaattaaactatgtgtttcaTTTAAAACTTGTTCATATATCAATTTGGCAGCTATTAAACTCAGAATTATACTATTAAAGATAGAAATCTCCATTTTGGAAAGAAGGTTTTGCTCTTAGTGAGAAGGTGTTTGTTTAAAAACCAGGGTATctagatgtaaaacaaaattttatcaatgacTCTTTGTTTAATTTCTAGCATGTTCTttccaaaataatcaaaataaataacagaTATGGGCAagggtttttaaaataaaaaaaaaaaatcataaatttgagactttaattaataaaattaagagtCTAGGACCTAACTTGAAAAGGttataaaaccctaaacattttatgtgattttgccattaaattttttcctttatcttcaAGTTTTAATcataactttttgaaatttataattcaattttaaactaaatttaaaaggtagtttgtaatcaaatttgaacCCTAGAAAGGTGAAAACATTAGTAAAATACAATTTAACCACACTACCTTATTGGAAGAATAGATTATAAATTGTGTTATACGTTCCTTTTTTTCTAAagtaacttttatattttttgttgggtgTTCCTTGATGGGCACACATACACACGTGCCGCACAAGAGCAACCAAAGTACAGATCTAATCCAATGTCTATTCTAATGTGTGGAATAGagaatgtttaaaaaaaaaaaaaaggcacatcattatcatcaatCTTTTCTTcataacacaaaacaaaaacacacaaacacaaacagagacagagacagagacaaaCCTCAGATCCTTGGATcccatatctctctctcttaacaaCCTCCATTTCTGACTcttatttcttaatatatatatataggaatagAATGTACCTATATAAACCAAACTCTCTCTATATCTCGAGCTCCTTCTATCTTGATTGAAAGCAAAGTCTCTCTGATACACAATAGTGTGAATTTGAAGACAAGGACAACAGCAatacccagaaaaaaaaaagtattcctTCAAGACCCAGCAAAATCCATACCTCTTATTCCTGAATATACACATAACAGACACTACCTTCAATGCCATTATGACCGTTCTCAATTTATTTAATGTGGGGTTTGTGTGATCTGAGATGGGGGGTTGAGCTTTGTTGCAATGTGTGTTGTGTTTAAGCGTTCCTAGGTGTTGGGTTTTGGTTGGTTGTTCTTTGGGATCTTGAAAGAACATGGCTTTGTTCCGCAAGTTCTTTTATAGGAAGCCACCAGAAGGGCTTTTGGAGATCTCTGAAAGGGTTTATGGTATGTTTTTCTTTCGGTTCAGTTTACTTGGTTGACCAAAAATGAAAGGGAAGGGGTTGAATATTAATGGGGTTCTCTTAAATTTGTGATTGCCATTTGATTTCAGAGTTGTGAATTCTTATGCATTGGTGTTAATAGTAGTGCTTTTTGACATTATAAGATATATATTGTGTTTAATTCTTGTGAAATACATAATGGTTTGTTCATGGTTTTACATGTTATCATCATAGGCTAACCAGGAGTtgctaattttgtaattaacaTGTGTTTATATATTTGGAGACCAAGATTTTCTCCAATAGTGGAAGCACTAAGAATGTTAATGAATAGAAAGTTGAAGTGGGACTGTCAAATGAACAAAATGGTGTCAGTGTCACAGTCTATAGTAAGGATTTGTTGGTCAATTTTTCCAAAGAAAATCTttgggaagaaaagaagaaaaatagctGCGTACGTTGTTCTTTCTGGGTGATGATGGAGGttagaatgtaaaaaaatttacccacACTTGGCAGTAATTTTTTTCTGAGAGAAATGAGGCATAGAGAGAAGGTAATTTTCCAGAATTGCTGCCAACAACTCATTTCAATTGAAATCAGTGGTGCCTTACCCAATCCATGTCGGTGTTCGTCACACAGATTTTGAGTCTCTGACTGGCTGCTGAATTGTATTATTATCTGAAGAGAATTTAAATTGTTTCCTCTGGAAACTTGACCTATTGACAGTCTTTAAGTGAAAACCAGTCAAGAAGAATTCCCAGTTTGTGAACTATCATAATGttagaaaatttccaaaatctGCATTGGGAAAGTTCTTAGGGGCTCTATGACCTCTTATAGATTTTGGACGTGCTACATTTGCCAAGGATTGTATTGCAATTAATGTCCTCcacaaatatatgtatatatgtatgcatgaatGTATGTATATGTAGACTGTGTATGTGCATCTGACACACATGAGTGCGTGTCTTTGTTTATGTTCTTCATTTTGTCCAATACTCTGATATATAAATTAGTTTTCTGAAGATGTatgaattaaattattttttgataggtaataagacttttattgaaaaaaaaaaattgaacatcatgttCACGATGTTGAACACTTTGaataagaaacaaatacaatttgaattaaattgtaattggtgcataaacaaagaaaaatgactGCCTTATATATGTAGCCTTTGACGGTTGCCTTGTTTTGAATGTTTTGCAGGAAATGAATGTGTCTTAGATCtgtatatataaattacattgtTCATTTTCATGCTGTAAAAGAatagacaaatttttttacttatatggCTGTGATCACTATGTTTGCACATGTGTAGTATTTGATTGCTGCTTCACAACGGATGTTTGGGAAGAAGATGAATATAAAGTCTATATAGGAGGCATAGTTGGTCAACTCCGCGAACACTCCCCTGATGCTTCATTCATGGTCTTCAACTTTCGAGAAGGAGAGAACCAAAGCCAGATATGTAACATACTGTCTGAATATGATATGACGGTGATGGATTATCCACGACACTATGAAGGTTGCCCGTTACTCACAATGGAGATGATCCACCACTTTTTGAGATCAAGTGAAAGCTGGCTGTCACTCGGGCAACAAAATGTGCTTTTGATGCATTGTGAACGTGGTGGATGGCCAGTATTGGCTTTCATGCTGGCTTCCCTCCTGATTTACAGGAAGCAGTACACTGGTGAACAAAAAACTCTGGACATGATTTACAAGCAAGCACCACGGGAACTTTTGCAGTTAATGTCACCACTGAATCCATTGCCTTCGCAAATCAGGTACCTTCAGTATGTATCCAGAAGAAATGTCGGCTCAGAATGGCCTCCACTGGACAGGGCCCTTACATTAGACTGCGTCATAATTAGATTCATTCCTAATATGGATGGAGCGGGTGGTTGCCGTCCAATATTTAGGATCTATGGACAGGATCCTTTTATGGCTGCTGATCGGACAACCAAAGTTCTGTTCTCGACTTCAAAGAGGAGCAAACTTGTTCGGCACTACAGTCAGGTCAATCTAAGTCTTTTAATTCTTGTATATATGATCCCCACCaccccaccacccccccccccccccccccccccctaccctgtccccaccccccccccccccccccccacccccttcCTGTGAACTactgaagaaagaaaagaaaagagaagtgtTGGTCCTGCCAAAGCAGGATCCTGGGGGGATAGCTTGTGAACTGCATATGATGTATCAATATAAAAGCTGTTCTCGCCATTATCATATAGTATATCTGTTGCATTTTTAAATCTTGCTCTTTAATAGTTGCCTCTAATGGAGAGGATATCTACCTTTATAGTTTTTAAATCCATAACGTGATCCCTAATCCCTTTAATATTCACTATGTTCTAGCAAAGGCATTCTCATtaaagaaggggggggggggttgttccAACATGAACATATCGTGGGTGCTCCTATTGATAAACACATGCTAGTATCATCTGTCATATAAGAATCTACAAAAGGATCTTATTCTGGTCATAGGTCAGCTAATAAGATGAATCAACCATggaataaatagaaaatttaccCCCTAATAGTTCAcatgttgttattattaatattatcatcatcatcgtcatcatatattcattcattcattcttcATGTTATTgctaatatattataataataatattattgttgttgatAAACTATCACTAGTTTTAAAAGATTAAGCTgatagaaaatgataaatttaatcacttaactatTATTCTAACACTCTCCATTCGTGTGTGGGCTAGACTGACCCTTAATAAGTGGGCCCGATATGTGGAATTTTCTACCTTCAATGTGAGGTAGAATGGAGAAAGGGTTTGAACTTAGGACCACTTTCTTTGGTCCTAAGTTCGACTAGTCCTAAAAGCTTAAATTgataggaaatggtgaatttaatcactcgACCATTACTCTAACAGTTGTCATCattatcatctattttattagTGAATATATCTATAACACAATGTATGGATAGGTAATTTCTGCTTTAAGAGAGGGAGATTAGAGAAGAACAACTCCATAACAACTCACAAAGGTTTTGTTTAAGCAAGTGGCTTAGTTCTTCTTCATTTCTGGGTATTTTTCgacttaagttttttttttggtggattttaatttaacaaaactatGCACATATACTTgctattttaatcaaatttaaacTGGTAGCAGTGACCTTGAAGTTAAGATCAAACCcagttttataacaaaaattagaCAGGACTAAGTGGCTTATATACTTCAATTGACTGGGTTGGTACCTTCTCACAATTTAATGTTTAAGATCAACTATCACTTCTTACCCCACTCATGAGCATTAACATTTGCTTCTCATggtttattttttctatatgtTGTTGCGTTGCCTATGAGAATGAGTTGTAAATTGAATTTTCCCCAATTTACATGAATATTATTCTAATGAGATTTCTACTATTATTATCTTATTGCAGGAAGATTGTGAACTTGTTAAATTTGACATCCATTGCCACATCCAAGGTGATGTTGTTCTTGAGTGCATTAGTTTGGATGATGATCTGGAACGTGAACAGATGATGTTTCGGGTTATGTTCAATACAGCCTTTATAAGATCAAATATTTTGATGCTTAATCGTGATGACATTGATGTCGTATGGAATGTGAAGGATCAATTTCCCAAGGATTTTAGAGCAGAGGTATTGATCTATCCTTCACTTATGCTTGGCACAACAACAAATATGTTATTTAGTGGCAATTTATGTGAATTCTGCTACTTCTCTTATTTGATCTGACCTCTTTTTAAGGTTCTTTTTTCGGATATGGATGCTACTGGTCCTCCTATTTCAATTGATTTGGCTGGTTTAGAGGAGAAAGAAGGGCTTCCTGTGGAAGCATTTGCTAAAGTTAAAGAGATTTTCAGCAATGTGGATTGGCAAGATCCAAACGCTGATGCAGCACTAAACGTTATTCAACAAATCACAGCGTCTAATATTCTTCAGGAAAGTCTGGAGGCTGTTTCTGTTCTCACTGCTGAAACAGGTAGCTCGTTGCAAGATTCAAGTcatgaaaaactaaaatcagAATCCAGTGCCTCTGAAAACAACATCAGGTGCCTCACATCGGTGGATATGCTCCAACAAATCAAAGTATCAAATGCCATTCAGAAAATATTGGATCCCATGCATTCTGCAGAAGTGGGTAGCTTGTTGCTGGATTCAACTCCAGAAAATCTAAAATCAGAATTAAAGGACTCAGAAAAAATAACCAGGAATCCCACGTTGATGGACCAGGGAAAACAATCTACAACCTCTTTTGAATCATCTCTAGATTCTCTATTAGTTAGGAAGAAGATTGAGCCCCAAGAGTTACGGTTTGCTCTCCAACGGCCTGCCCAACCTAAGATCATATCCCAAAGAGGACCTCAAACTTCCCTATCTACTCCAGTTTCATATTCTAATTCTTTGCAAGGTTCACCTGTGCCTATATCAAGATACCATAGTGCACCCTCAGCCCTTGGCATTACAGCTTTATTGCATGATCATGCTGCATCTAGTAGTGAAGAGGTTAAGCATGCGTTGACAGTACCTTTACCTTCTCCCACTTCTTTGGCTGCTATTTCAAGTACACTCAAACCTGTACAGCCAACTAATGTGCCTATTCCTCCAACAAAAACACCTCCACTGCCCCCTTTCTCATTGCAATCTTCAATGGATGCTCCTACATCTCAGTCAATGCCTCTACCAATTTCAAGTGCAGCAGATTCTTCACCTACCCAACATCCTGGGACCACAGTACAGTCATCATTACCTCCTCCTCCCCCTCCACCCCCTCCTTTAGGGGCATCTCAATCCTTTGCTATCAAGAGTTCATGTACAATCCCCTCTCcccctcctccaccaccttcaTTGGCTGGGGTGCCATCTTTGTCTGTCAAGAGTTCATTTTCAACTCCCCCACccccacctccacctccacctccgcCTACTTTGACCGAAACATTCCCATCTTCCAGTATCAGAGACTCATTTTCaactccccctccccctcctccCCCTCCTCCATCCCCTGGCATTCCTTCTGTACTACCTGTAAAGAACTCAGCAGTTACATCTGCCCCTCCTCCATCACCTCCTCCCCCTCCTCCACATTCTAGATTTGCTTCTGGTCCTAATAAAACATCTTCAGCACCAGCACCAGCACCACCCCCTCCTCCAGCTCTGTTTGTGAATGGGTTAACGAAAGTGGGTAGTTCCGCTCCACAGTCTTCCTCTGTAGTTAGTAATGGAAATGTATCTCCAATTCCTGGACCACCTTCTGGTGCTCCATTCAGTGCAAAGGGACGGGGCTTATCACGTATAGGTTCTAGAAATCTGGCTCAGCCTAAAAAGTCTAATCTTAAGCCATATCATTGGTTAAAGTTGACTAGGGCCATGTCAGGAAGCTTATGGGCTGAGGCACAGAAATCTGATGAAGCTACTAAGTATGCATCTTCATTGTCAACCATTTCTTCCCTCACTTTCTGAAAAGAGTGTTTTCCAGTTCGTACAATTCTTGTGGACATTTAATTGTTCTTATCCTGTCTTGTCTGTACCAGGGCTCCAGAGTTTGACATGTCAGAACTTGAGAGTCTTTTCTCTACTGCTTTGCCAAATTCAGATCATGGAAGCACAGGAGGAAAATCAAATCGCCGTGCCTCTGGACCTAAATCTGAAAAAGTTCAGCTGGTTAGTGTCTAATTCTACTACAATGGAGCTTATTGTTAGTTCTCTACATTTCATCAACTCAAAATTTCTGTTCTTACACATTGCTAGAACTGGCATGACTTGTTTTATCCTTTTAAACAACCAGGCTTGCCTGGTTCTGGCTGGTTATTTTCTCAGGGGGTTGTGTTAGGTTAGGCCCTTTGGCCCATACAGTTAATTACTGTGGGTGAACACTTGAGTTCTTGTGTTTTAGAAAAATCAATATTGGGCATATGTGATAGAATTTATCATCATTAATTAATGAATCTGGTTAGTTGTATAATACCATTTTGATGCAGCAATTTACATTTTACACTGAGGGTGTTCAAATTGCTTTGTAACTGTTGTAATAGAAGTAAGGTATTAAGTGATCATCTGTTCATCAAAATTCTCCTACgtcataaaaaacaaaaatctgttcatcaaaatttaaattgtttgaATCCCACTTAAGGCCCCCAATTATCAGATTTGgtttctactatttatatgtgtatgtgtatagatatattatattatattgataagtatgtctctctctctcactcactatatatataaaattcttttGGGGTGGGGCAAAAGGGGAGAACAATTTTTGATCTTTACTTACATCATATGCAGTATACTCTCCTGGCCACCAGGAAATTGCTTTATCACAAGCTAGTGAGATCTTTAGCTTTTCTTAAAACATATGTTGCATGgtattttttctaatttctataTTTTCCCCTATTCTGACAAACAAATATAgagaaaatataagagaaaaataaaatacaactgGAACCTGTCCTGTTCATGGCATCCTACTTTTCTTTCTTGCAGAGTGTTCTCTCCTGAGTTTTTGATAGACATGAATACATGTTATCAAAGCTCGTTAAAATGTCAACACACTTCCATCCTAAAACTCAATGGGATATGAAAATCATGACTCCTAGTTGTTAGTTTTCTCAAGAGCTCTCTCCTTCTGAAACATGTATCATTCCAACTTGGATTTAAGTGCATGAATTTCCTTTGAAATTCAGGGGAAAAAAGGAAGTGTACAAGGTTGAATATGTAACATATGAAGGTGAGAGAGATTTGTAAAACAGTGGGAGATTGGATGTTAAGTGCATGAACTCTTAGAAAATATTAGGTGTATATCCTTGGAAATTCAGGGGAATAAGGCAGTGTACAATAAGGTTGAATATTTAATATATGAAGATGAGAGAGATTGTTAAAACAGAGGGAGACATGTTGAGTGCATAAACTCTTGGGAAATATTAGGCGGAGAGTGAATTTGTGGTTTCAACCAATTGGGTATGTGTGtaacaaaagaataataattaaaaaagaaatgtattGGAAAATGTAATTGGAGGTGCTGATTATCAAAAGTGCAATAAGGATAGATTGAGAAAACTTTAGCAGCAATAAGTAGTTGTGAATAGGAATTTCAGGGGTACAGCGCTCTTATCCTGTTTAAATAATAAACCCATAActttttgacaaaataaaatatctccTCACATTGCTGCTTCTTGTTGCCCTTTTATGATGCTCTGAAGTGAGGATATAAGGTAATAAAGTGATAGGGGACACGTGGAAAAGGAAGCAGGTATATGAGTCATGTCATTTGAGGTGTTTGAGCTTGAATTTATGGCAAGCTGTAGATGAGGTGGTTGATTGATACCTCCACTGATCCAGTAGGTGTCAGAGGATCTTAGTCTCTTGTAAGAGGCCCTCTGAATGTGGAGTAGAAAATAATGCTGGGGATAGGATAGGGTCTAGAAACAACAACTTCATATTAGGTCACATTTGGGTGATCAATTTAGAGTGATATGGTCATATTACCTggtaattgtatttttatttggCTTATCATATAAATAATTGGAAAATCATTCATAGTGCTGGGTGATGGAGAAATTAGGAAGCACGGGTGCGGATTTGGGTTTGGGGGTGGGTGCGGTGCGACAActcagcaatttttgaaaaagtaaggtGCGGGTGTGGCAGCATacgtttattaataaattattaaatatattttttatatattgctaaacatatttttttcatataatggtaaacatataccaatttaagaatagtagataataaagtGAATATTGAATACATAACCATTCCATGATGTTCAGTGAGGCAAAGGAGAGATGGAGGGAGTTTGAGGGAGAGTCGTGGGTTAGAGAGAGAGGAGACGGAGAGAACGAGAGAGTTTGAGATGagtttagggttttttctttaaactagGATGTCAAAACGGTgtgttttgacaaatttttttatgtttttttttttaaacacttaTTTTGGCCCAGATCAGACCGATTCGGGGCCTGTTTTGGCCCATTTCGGACCGTATTGGGCCtatttggaaaatgaaaaaaaaaataattcagtCACGGACGCGCATGCGGCCGTGGACGCGTCTGTGCATATCGGACTCGGGTGCACCGACCCAATCGGCGTACCTGTGCTTTCCAGTGGAGAAATGGAACTTCATTCTAAATCTGCACAGACAAATTGTGTGGTGCCTTTTCTTTTATAGGGATAACCTCTTCTTGATTGTATTTTTGCATGTTTGATGATTTTTGCCTTATAGCATCtcgcattatatatatatatatatatatatgaaatcattaGTCATCATCATTAGAACATCTAGTTTTGCTATTTCATATTGAATTTATTGGTTCTTGCAGATTGAGCTAAGGCGAGCATATAATTGTGAAATCATGCTTTCAAAAGTTAAAGTCCCTATTCCTGATTTGATGGTAAGCTACTCCTTATGGCTTTTCTCTGCAATTAAACTCTTCTTTCATGGAATTGGAGTTGAGGTTCTATAGAGTTATCTGTACCATTATAATTCTTCTCATTTGGTGTCATCGTTTGAATACCCAAAACAACTCTAGGGAAAATTAAATACTTATTAGAAGTTCAGAGATGTGCAACTAATATTAAAATAGTTGAAGAAAAAGTCAAGAATACTTAATAATATGGGCTTTTAGTAAACTTCTAACCCATGTTCCCTTGTTTCTCcttcactcactcactcactctctctctcatgttacTAAATAACTTCCCACATAATTCCTTATGTCTTATGCTCACTGTGCTACATTCTCTTTagctacacacacacacactctaaTTTCTTACGATTATAACTACACTTTGTCTATTTtagccccccaaaaaaaataaaagaaagaaaaaaataacagaaaaagaaaagaaaaaaaaaaatactgcactgtctatatataaatagtgttgaaaaaggcaaaaaaaaaaaaaaaaaaaaaaaacccacatgcACTGTGTGTTTCCACATCTAGTATGGGTTACAGTTTTGAATTGCCAAATATTATGTTTCTAGTTTGttcattttatataatttttgacaTATTATTTGACTCCTTCAACCCGATTAGTGTAGCCAATTAATTCCTTTTGTGGTATTCATCTTGATCTCTTGGGCGTGTTATTTAAGTATTTTTCTTGGCATGACTGTAACTATTGTTTGTATCAATTGAATCTTAATGTGTGCACTTTTGGGAAAAAATTGTTGCTGCTTGGacaatggtgtttttttttttttttttttttttttttttgtgtgtgtgcgcgcgcgcgcgcTTATTTACGCCATCTTTTCTAATTATAAACTTGCCACCCTAGTGTAGGAAAAAATCTCTAACATATAGGTACTATATACTAGGATACCTTCCAAATTGTATATTATTTTGGCAGAAGATCAAATGGAGGTCTGGAAACAGGAACTACGGATGTCGTGGATTTTGTGAAGAATGAGTTTGGTTCAAGGTGGAGTTTAACTAGGGCGGCAGTTCAATAGTTACCATATATTCCAACTTTGTAACCATACCATCATGGAGTCTCTTTTATAATCCATTTCCCTCACCATCATTGCCCTTCACCACTGGTCTGCATTATTTAATTACCTTTTCTATTTGACATCATGACTCATCCCATCAATGGAATTTGGTTTCAATATGTTCTCAATCTAGATTTCCAATAACTTGAAATCAGGACAAATTCCAATTTTATCTTCCAGTGTA is a genomic window of Quercus lobata isolate SW786 chromosome 2, ValleyOak3.0 Primary Assembly, whole genome shotgun sequence containing:
- the LOC115974853 gene encoding formin-like protein 6 — protein: MALFRKFFYRKPPEGLLEISERVYVFDCCFTTDVWEEDEYKVYIGGIVGQLREHSPDASFMVFNFREGENQSQICNILSEYDMTVMDYPRHYEGCPLLTMEMIHHFLRSSESWLSLGQQNVLLMHCERGGWPVLAFMLASLLIYRKQYTGEQKTLDMIYKQAPRELLQLMSPLNPLPSQIRYLQYVSRRNVGSEWPPLDRALTLDCVIIRFIPNMDGAGGCRPIFRIYGQDPFMAADRTTKVLFSTSKRSKLVRHYSQEDCELVKFDIHCHIQGDVVLECISLDDDLEREQMMFRVMFNTAFIRSNILMLNRDDIDVVWNVKDQFPKDFRAEVLFSDMDATGPPISIDLAGLEEKEGLPVEAFAKVKEIFSNVDWQDPNADAALNVIQQITASNILQESLEAVSVLTAETGSSLQDSSHEKLKSESSASENNIRCLTSVDMLQQIKVSNAIQKILDPMHSAEVGSLLLDSTPENLKSELKDSEKITRNPTLMDQGKQSTTSFESSLDSLLVRKKIEPQELRFALQRPAQPKIISQRGPQTSLSTPVSYSNSLQGSPVPISRYHSAPSALGITALLHDHAASSSEEVKHALTVPLPSPTSLAAISSTLKPVQPTNVPIPPTKTPPLPPFSLQSSMDAPTSQSMPLPISSAADSSPTQHPGTTVQSSLPPPPPPPPPLGASQSFAIKSSCTIPSPPPPPPSLAGVPSLSVKSSFSTPPPPPPPPPPPTLTETFPSSSIRDSFSTPPPPPPPPPSPGIPSVLPVKNSAVTSAPPPSPPPPPPHSRFASGPNKTSSAPAPAPPPPPALFVNGLTKVGSSAPQSSSVVSNGNVSPIPGPPSGAPFSAKGRGLSRIGSRNLAQPKKSNLKPYHWLKLTRAMSGSLWAEAQKSDEATKAPEFDMSELESLFSTALPNSDHGSTGGKSNRRASGPKSEKVQLIELRRAYNCEIMLSKVKVPIPDLMSLVLALDESALDIDQVENLIKFCPTKEETELLKGYGGNKENLGKCEQFFLELMKVPRVESKLRVFSFKIQFRCQVSDLRKNLNIVNSASEVIRNSVKLKRIMQTILSLGNALNHGTARGSAIGFRLDSLLKLTDTRARNNKMTLMHYLCKVLAEKLPELLDFHKDLVNLEASTKIQLKYLAEEMQAISKGLEKVVQELTASENDGPVSEKFCKILNEFLGHAEAEVRSLASLYTNVGRNADALAQYFGEDPARCPFEQVVSTLFNFVRMFVRAHEENCKQIELEKKRAQKEEEEKLKLNAPKKGPLHWMQTAIKSGNVK